A stretch of Christensenellaceae bacterium DNA encodes these proteins:
- a CDS encoding transcriptional regulator: protein MDKIWESIKSIAEDNNGFLKTGQIEEMGISRPVLRKYVDEGKLEQVRKGLYILSEGLADEYALLQAQSAKAVFSYGTALFLWELSDRTPHFLDITLPHGTNISRLKRDNPNLRCHYVQPHIYDIGITETNSPQGGTVKLYDRERCICDLIRDRAQVELQLYTQAIKDYFKSGANNRRLLKYSKAFGIEDKVRMYMEVL from the coding sequence GTGGATAAAATTTGGGAGAGCATTAAAAGCATTGCAGAAGATAACAACGGATTTTTAAAAACAGGGCAAATTGAAGAAATGGGAATTAGCAGACCTGTACTGAGAAAATATGTGGATGAAGGAAAATTGGAGCAAGTGAGAAAGGGCCTTTATATCCTTTCAGAAGGACTTGCAGATGAATACGCACTACTTCAGGCACAGAGCGCCAAGGCCGTTTTTTCTTATGGCACGGCTCTTTTTTTGTGGGAGTTGTCGGATCGGACGCCGCATTTTCTGGATATTACTCTTCCGCACGGGACCAACATCAGCAGACTAAAACGCGATAATCCGAACCTTCGCTGCCACTATGTACAGCCACATATCTATGACATAGGGATAACAGAAACTAACTCCCCGCAGGGCGGCACGGTGAAACTATATGATAGAGAGCGGTGTATCTGTGATTTGATCCGTGACCGGGCGCAGGTGGAATTGCAGCTTTATACCCAGGCAATCAAAGACTACTTTAAATCTGGGGCGAATAACCGGCGGTTGCTCAAATATAGCAAGGCGTTTGGAATAGAGGATAAAGTAAGGATGTATATGGAGGTATTGTGA
- a CDS encoding TetR family transcriptional regulator: protein MAKQIEGVYEAVLECAKKEFLEKGYKDASLRTIAQEANTSTGSIYTRFGDKEGLFCAIVEPAAKGLKQMFLEIQEAFHSFEKEVQRAEMGQYTSLHQMEMLDYIYAHFDAFRLLLDCAEGTQFSRFVEDLVEIEVDYTYKYMEVIGCESVKSGLVTEEFVHIVVTAYFNGMFEVVRHNMDKTSAVKYVRLLNRYHMQGFSTIFNATEF, encoded by the coding sequence ATGGCAAAGCAGATTGAAGGCGTCTACGAGGCAGTGCTGGAGTGCGCCAAAAAAGAATTTTTGGAAAAGGGCTACAAAGATGCTTCTCTTCGCACGATTGCCCAGGAGGCAAATACCAGCACTGGTTCCATCTACACCCGCTTTGGGGATAAAGAGGGGCTTTTTTGCGCCATTGTGGAACCGGCGGCAAAGGGTCTCAAGCAGATGTTTCTGGAAATTCAGGAGGCGTTCCATTCTTTTGAAAAAGAAGTCCAGCGTGCTGAAATGGGTCAATACACCTCCTTGCACCAAATGGAGATGCTGGACTATATCTATGCCCACTTTGATGCATTCCGGTTGCTTTTGGACTGCGCGGAGGGTACACAGTTTTCCCGCTTTGTAGAGGATCTAGTGGAAATCGAGGTGGACTATACCTATAAATATATGGAGGTTATCGGCTGCGAGAGCGTGAAATCCGGTCTGGTGACGGAAGAATTTGTCCACATCGTAGTCACCGCCTATTTCAATGGTATGTTTGAGGTGGTGCGCCACAATATGGATAAAACATCGGCGGTCAAGTATGTACGCCTGCTAAACCGCTATCACATGCAGGGGTTCTCCACCATTTTCAATGCCACAGAGTTTTAA
- a CDS encoding ABC transporter ATP-binding protein — MQKQSPMLRLWELGKNYHGGLIKAIFSAAVGVLCGLLPYFAAAQIIIGLLSGNAEMQFYILWCGLALVGFLLRAILYSLALSMSHKTTFSILKSIRERILEKLPKMPLGAVMDTSSGQMKQIIVDQVESMERPLAHLLPEMTANILGPVSILIYLFVLDWRMALLSLVSIPVGMVFMMAVMKNYGKQYEGSVKVTQAMNSTIVEYIGGIEVIKAFNQGKNSYAKFSDRIKANASYFYHWMKSCQMPISISRALAPTTMITILPVGWLLYQGGSLSVETFITTIILSLGIAGPLLAAMDFVDSLAKVGTIVGSVDSILGGEEQYHGTTPVKLSSSDIQVNHVSFGYHKDKEILHDISLSIPAGTMTAFVGPSGSGKSTIAKLIGGFWDVKQGSITLGGHDLKEIPLPQLYDQVAFVSQENYLFNENVRENIRMGNPSASDAEVEAVAKAAGCDGFIRSLENGYETVVGGGGTHLSGGERQRIAIARAMLKNAPVVILDEATAYIDPENEAVIQQAVARLVEGKTVIVIAHRLSTITDADQIFVIADGRINGSGTHQELLEHSELYQEMWKAHIGAKDGDVA; from the coding sequence ATGCAAAAACAAAGCCCCATGTTACGTCTGTGGGAACTGGGGAAAAACTACCACGGCGGCCTTATCAAAGCTATCTTTTCCGCTGCCGTAGGCGTACTGTGCGGGCTGTTGCCCTATTTTGCAGCGGCCCAGATCATCATCGGCCTTCTTAGCGGGAACGCAGAGATGCAATTTTATATCCTGTGGTGCGGGCTGGCCTTAGTCGGCTTCCTGCTACGGGCCATCCTCTACTCGCTGGCCCTGTCCATGTCCCACAAGACGACCTTTTCCATTCTGAAAAGCATACGGGAAAGGATTCTCGAAAAACTGCCAAAAATGCCCCTGGGCGCCGTTATGGACACCTCCAGCGGTCAGATGAAGCAAATCATCGTGGACCAGGTGGAGAGTATGGAACGGCCTTTGGCCCACCTGTTGCCGGAGATGACAGCCAATATTTTAGGCCCTGTCAGCATTTTGATTTATCTGTTCGTGCTGGATTGGCGGATGGCGCTGTTATCCCTCGTCTCTATCCCGGTAGGTATGGTTTTTATGATGGCGGTTATGAAAAACTATGGCAAACAGTATGAGGGGTCCGTCAAGGTGACACAGGCCATGAACTCCACAATCGTGGAGTATATCGGCGGTATTGAAGTTATCAAGGCCTTCAACCAAGGCAAAAATTCCTACGCTAAGTTTTCTGACCGGATCAAGGCCAACGCCTCATACTTCTATCACTGGATGAAGAGCTGCCAGATGCCCATCTCGATTTCCCGTGCACTGGCGCCCACCACCATGATTACCATCCTGCCGGTAGGCTGGCTCCTGTATCAAGGCGGAAGTCTCTCTGTGGAAACCTTTATCACTACTATTATTCTTTCACTGGGAATCGCCGGTCCACTGTTGGCCGCCATGGATTTTGTAGACAGCTTAGCCAAGGTAGGGACTATCGTAGGAAGCGTAGATTCCATTCTCGGCGGTGAAGAACAGTATCACGGTACAACGCCTGTCAAGCTGTCCTCTTCAGATATCCAGGTCAATCATGTATCCTTCGGTTACCACAAAGACAAGGAAATTCTGCACGATATATCCCTCTCCATACCGGCGGGCACAATGACCGCCTTTGTAGGACCAAGCGGTTCTGGTAAATCCACCATTGCCAAACTGATCGGCGGCTTCTGGGACGTAAAACAGGGTTCCATCACTCTGGGCGGACATGACCTGAAAGAAATCCCTCTGCCGCAGCTTTATGATCAGGTAGCCTTTGTTTCCCAGGAGAACTACCTGTTTAACGAGAACGTGCGTGAAAATATCCGCATGGGCAATCCCAGTGCAAGCGACGCTGAGGTGGAGGCTGTAGCCAAAGCCGCCGGCTGCGACGGATTTATCCGCAGCCTGGAAAATGGTTATGAGACGGTGGTGGGCGGAGGCGGCACCCATCTTTCCGGAGGAGAACGGCAGCGAATCGCCATTGCCAGAGCCATGCTGAAAAATGCGCCGGTTGTCATTCTCGACGAAGCGACCGCCTACATCGATCCGGAGAACGAGGCGGTTATTCAGCAGGCAGTTGCCCGGCTGGTAGAGGGCAAGACGGTCATTGTCATTGCCCACAGGCTTTCTACCATCACCGATGCCGATCAAATCTTCGTCATTGCGGACGGACGGATTAACGGCAGCGGTACGCATCAGGAGCTTTTAGAACACAGCGAACTATATCAAGAGATGTGGAAGGCCCACATCGGCGCAAAGGATGGTGACGTGGCATGA
- a CDS encoding multidrug ABC transporter ATP-binding protein, producing the protein MIEVLKKIWRFAGEEQRNIRKSMVGGFFFAIFHMFQIAAIYVIVLALVDGSSSTAPAWQALGLLVVSILGRAIVNRFTQLEQTHAGYFMVANKRITIGDKLKRIPMGYFNDKSLGELTGITTTVLDEVESTGPMVLVGILGGLINSLVMLLFILAWDWRIGLLAFLGMVFYLLILSAMEKRSARIAPKRQKAEAKLVEAVLEQLQGMSVIKSFNLTGKGDKRVRQAMEGSRDNNLAIEKLFTPYTMAQEMVLHLFSILILVAAVLFCLNNTMSLANALMAVVVSFLVFSQIQSAGSGVSALRLVGSSIDHANQVDSISEMDEHGKTTVPQKHDITFEHVDFSYDAKPILKDISITLPDKTTTAIVGPSGSGKTTLCSLIARFWDVDHGSIHIGDTDVKDYTLESLMDQISMVFQKVYLFADTIENNIKFGRPEATHEEVVEAAKKACCDEFIRSLPAGYNTVIGEGGATLSGGEKQRISIARAILKDAPIIIFDEATANVDPENEDKLQEAMEALMQDKTIIMIAHRLKTVRNADQILVLDSGQIVQKGTHSELADRPGLYRDFLTTRREAAGWKLVK; encoded by the coding sequence ATGATTGAAGTACTGAAAAAAATCTGGCGTTTTGCGGGAGAAGAACAAAGGAATATCCGCAAGTCTATGGTTGGCGGCTTTTTCTTTGCCATCTTCCACATGTTTCAAATTGCAGCCATCTATGTGATTGTCCTAGCGCTGGTAGACGGTTCCTCATCTACCGCACCCGCATGGCAGGCGCTGGGACTGCTGGTAGTCAGCATTCTAGGGCGAGCTATTGTCAACCGCTTTACGCAGCTTGAACAGACCCACGCCGGTTATTTCATGGTGGCAAATAAGCGGATTACCATCGGTGACAAGCTGAAACGAATCCCCATGGGATATTTTAACGACAAAAGCCTTGGGGAACTGACAGGGATCACGACTACTGTACTGGACGAGGTGGAAAGCACCGGCCCTATGGTATTGGTCGGTATTCTGGGCGGACTGATCAATTCATTGGTGATGCTCCTGTTCATACTGGCATGGGATTGGCGCATTGGACTTTTGGCCTTTCTGGGAATGGTTTTCTATCTGCTGATACTCTCCGCTATGGAAAAACGCTCCGCCCGTATTGCCCCAAAGCGGCAGAAGGCAGAAGCAAAGCTGGTAGAAGCGGTACTGGAACAGCTTCAGGGCATGAGCGTTATCAAGTCCTTCAACCTCACCGGTAAAGGTGACAAGCGGGTACGACAGGCAATGGAAGGCAGCCGCGACAACAATCTGGCCATTGAAAAACTCTTTACCCCATATACTATGGCACAGGAAATGGTTCTCCATCTCTTCAGCATTCTCATTCTTGTGGCGGCAGTGCTCTTTTGCCTGAATAACACTATGTCTCTGGCCAATGCCCTGATGGCAGTGGTGGTCTCTTTCCTGGTTTTTTCCCAGATCCAATCGGCCGGAAGCGGCGTGTCCGCCTTGCGCCTTGTGGGAAGCTCCATTGACCATGCCAATCAAGTGGACAGCATTTCAGAAATGGATGAACATGGGAAAACAACTGTCCCCCAAAAGCATGACATTACTTTTGAACATGTGGATTTCTCCTATGACGCCAAACCCATCCTAAAAGATATTTCCATCACGCTCCCCGACAAGACCACAACGGCGATTGTCGGCCCAAGCGGCTCCGGCAAGACGACTTTGTGCAGCCTGATTGCCCGATTCTGGGATGTGGATCATGGCTCCATACACATTGGTGACACCGATGTGAAGGACTACACCCTGGAATCTCTGATGGACCAGATAAGTATGGTTTTCCAAAAGGTATACCTCTTTGCCGACACCATCGAGAACAACATCAAGTTTGGCCGGCCGGAAGCCACCCATGAGGAAGTGGTAGAAGCGGCGAAAAAAGCCTGCTGTGATGAGTTTATCCGTTCCCTTCCTGCTGGATACAATACTGTAATCGGCGAAGGCGGGGCCACTTTGTCCGGAGGCGAAAAGCAACGGATTTCTATTGCACGGGCTATCCTCAAGGATGCGCCCATTATCATCTTCGACGAGGCGACCGCAAACGTGGATCCAGAGAACGAAGATAAGCTTCAGGAGGCCATGGAAGCTCTAATGCAGGATAAAACGATTATTATGATTGCCCACCGGCTGAAAACCGTGCGGAACGCCGACCAAATTCTGGTGTTGGACAGTGGGCAGATCGTACAAAAGGGCACCCATTCAGAATTAGCAGACCGCCCCGGCCTGTACCGTGATTTTCTCACCACCCGCAGAGAAGCCGCCGGCTGGAAGCTGGTAAAGTAA
- a CDS encoding Rrf2 family transcriptional regulator, which translates to MRLNCSTDYAIRVLIYLAKEASVVSSAKLSGKVGVSPRYLLQIGAKLRNAELITTTYGSSGGFSIKRPADEISLYDIITAMEGGIAYQISQKHKGSKDIKPLDEIYKYMDDALIHFLKGITIAELLPQSEETEI; encoded by the coding sequence ATGAGGCTTAATTGTTCAACAGATTATGCAATTCGTGTTCTGATATACTTGGCTAAAGAAGCAAGTGTTGTGTCCTCTGCTAAACTAAGTGGAAAGGTTGGGGTGTCTCCTCGATATTTACTTCAAATCGGGGCGAAATTACGAAATGCAGAGTTGATAACAACAACTTATGGATCAAGTGGAGGTTTTTCTATCAAACGCCCAGCGGATGAAATCAGCCTGTACGATATTATTACAGCCATGGAGGGCGGGATTGCTTACCAGATTTCGCAAAAACATAAAGGGAGCAAGGACATCAAGCCGTTGGATGAAATATATAAATATATGGACGATGCGTTGATTCACTTTCTTAAAGGCATCACCATAGCAGAGCTTTTACCACAATCTGAGGAAACAGAAATTTAG
- a CDS encoding membrane protein, with product MGLLDLLLVAVGLSMDAFAVSVCKGLSTKKHPAKAGLIAGVYFGGFQALMPTLGYICGGTIRQYIEAVSKYVALLLLCIIGINMIRENLKGECKGTSGELGFTVMIPAAIATSIDAFAVGITLAALNVKILPSAALIGTTTFLIAFVGVWIGHFFGDRLGNRAGILGGVILVLIGVRIFIMG from the coding sequence ATGGGACTGCTTGACCTATTACTGGTTGCTGTTGGGTTATCAATGGACGCTTTCGCTGTTTCGGTCTGTAAAGGCTTGAGTACTAAAAAGCACCCGGCAAAAGCAGGGCTTATCGCAGGAGTATATTTTGGCGGATTCCAGGCGCTTATGCCTACACTCGGATATATCTGCGGCGGAACAATTCGCCAGTATATTGAGGCGGTTTCTAAATATGTCGCACTGCTTCTTTTGTGCATAATCGGTATCAACATGATTCGTGAAAATCTAAAAGGTGAATGTAAAGGAACAAGCGGAGAATTAGGCTTTACCGTTATGATTCCGGCTGCGATTGCTACAAGTATTGACGCTTTCGCAGTCGGCATAACGCTGGCGGCCTTAAATGTAAAAATTCTTCCCTCGGCAGCACTGATAGGAACCACGACATTCTTAATTGCGTTTGTTGGCGTATGGATTGGACATTTTTTCGGAGATCGGTTAGGAAACCGGGCCGGAATATTAGGCGGTGTGATTTTAGTTTTAATCGGGGTACGGATTTTTATTATGGGTTAA